DNA from Platichthys flesus chromosome 20, fPlaFle2.1, whole genome shotgun sequence:
GAAAGCACATGCAGAAATCCCCCTGCGCGGATCCAAAACCCCAAAGTATGAGAGAGTGTACATCCTCGCCCTGAGGCTACGACAGGATGAGTGTGCGAGCCGCCGTCTCTCACGCTACATTCCACCGTGACCACAAGAAGAACAGCAGAGCAGGGAGACCAGCGGTGAGAGAAACGTGGCTCTTGTTGTTTTCACTGAGTCAAACGTACACCCTCATCTTTCTGATGAGGCATCAAAGGGATGGATAATCCAaagttatataaaaaataataatataaaatcttTGATGTAAAAATAATCTGTAAAAGAGGATAACGCTCATTTGACTTGCATTCGGAAAATAAGagcctttttaaatgaaatccattatttgttgtaattattataaattgAATCAtcttttggttttaaactgcTGATCGGACGCTATCAGCGATGAGAGGACGTCCCTTTGGGCTTGTGACACTACAATGGAAGTCATTAATGCGGCTgtgtggtcgtcctccaacctgaaggtcggcagttcgatcccccgTCTGACCCGTCTGCATGCcggagtgtccttgggcaagatgctgaaccctgaatggcccccccatagaataacaaagtgctgcgaatagatgcactgtatgaatgtgtgtgtgaatgggtggaatgtaaaactgtactgtaaagcgctttgagtggtcatcaagactagaaaagctcaatataaatacaaaaccagtTACCATTAAACCGTTAATTAAAAAAACGATCAACAGAGGACCATGGTGTGAGCGTAGATCTCAGCAGGTGTAATATCTGCCCCCCGTGGTGTCACCTTTGGCGTGGAACGTCCACTGCGCCCTGTGGTACTCGTGCAGGTGAACCCTCTCCTGTTGGCCCAGCTGGCACACCCGGCTGTAGAACTGCCGGGCGATGTGGACGTACGCGGCCGGGATCGCTCCTGCGACGCCCTTCGCCCCGAAGAAGCCGTTGACCTCGGGGGAGGCGGTGAGGATGCGGTAGTTGGTCCCGGCTCCGAGCACCAGGCGCATGTACGCCCGCGTCAGGTTGAAGTAGCCGGACGTCAGGAACACGGTGGAGTCGGGCCCCGCGTCTGTCAGCAGGCGCTGGAGGTTCGGggtggagacaggaagtggaagttACAGGCGTGTTTCTAGTTCCTGACATTGTGAAAAAATAGAGCCGATATGAAAACGACCTCTGCACAAACATGGCTGTTAATGTTTAATTACCGCTGAGCTCACAAGGTCATTAAGGAGTAACTGACCTTTCTGTTTAACACATCAGGACATTTCACTTCCTTCCTCATGTTTGAATTTTTCTGTTACTGTGTGATGTATTTAGAATCATGGATTTCTGGACTGGAGGTCACTGTCCTTGTTGCCATTTGCTATTCAAACTATTGCAAATTATCAAAGTTAATCACGGGAACAAAAGTAATTCTGATTTTAAAAAACTTACAAAATGAAGTTGAGAGTCATATCATGAAttttatgtttctctgtatgAGCTTTATCACAGAATTATTCATGTTCCCTTTCAACTCAGTGGTCGGCTTCAAAAACCTGTgagtgaaagaagaaaaaacttcaAATCTCCAAATGTCCATTTCTggaatgtaaaatgttaaacataCTGAGTTCCAGTACACGTGATcatgtcctgcaccagatgttattgtttttattcccaGGACACGTGACCAATTAACCTTGAATAGAATGATCATCTCATTGTCGTTTGTTAGTCACATGTGCACAATGTGGTATTTATGACTCGTTAAGAAAAACAAGGTCGAAAGGTCAACTCCAGTAAAGCTTTATCAGCGCTGAGCAGGGAAAAAGGGGTGTGTTCATGACTCGGCCAACCAGAAGAGGCCgggggtgcgggggggggggggggggggcctcaccTGTGTGACCTGCTCGTCCACCTGGATGCCGAGAGGTCTCATCTGCACCAGAGGGAACACCCAGGTGTCCCTGTCCCCGTCgctcgtcccctcgtcctcagAGTCCCCCCCCCGGTTGAGGAGCCGCTGCCTCGCGTGGGCCGTGTTCATGACGTCCATGATGCGTCCCCTCGCCGCCGCTGAGAAGTCCTGTCGGTTGCCTGGTGGCCGCCGGGATACAAAGGTGCAAAACCAGTTTACACACGGACGGAGATAAGGGGGAGTAGTGGGGGACGGTCAAACTGTTCACTGGGTCACAGCGCACTCTGGGCTATGGGTTAGTGGTTTGTATGTGCACGTTCTTACGAGCGGAGGTAGAAACCATTAGAGGGTTTCAGCTTTGCCACTTACTTGTTATATTTCTGTCCTTACAAATTACATCTCATTAATTTTACTAGTGTGCTTGtgccatttgtgtgtttgtgtgtgtgtgtgtgtgtgtgtgtgtgtgtgtgtgttgcagttcCCACTACGTATCGTCTTCCAGCAACACACTGACATCACAACTCTATTCCTGGTGTTCGTTACCACGGCGGTGCAGTCCTGCAGACATGATGTCATCCATCCCTCAAACTCACATCCTGGCAGTCTGCGCTCGAGTTACGGACACACTGTACGagcgcgagtgtgtgtttgtgtgcgtctacAGAGAAAACCCGGACAATTTCACATCCGGCTGCATGGCTGGCCAACCGCAAGAGCTCTCTACAGCTATCTCaccgcacacacaaacacacacacacacacacacgcacacacacacacacacacacacacacacacacacacacacacacacacacacacacacacacacacacacacacacacacacacacacacacacacacacacacacacacacacacacacacacacacacacacacacacacacacacacacacacacacacacacacacacacacacacacacacacacacacacacacacacacacacacacacacacacacacacacacagtccaaccATCATTTATTCGCCTGTCTAAGCTTTCAAGCTCCATTAGCAAAATCCTTCGTCTCCTCTGGCCAAAAATCAGAACCCTGCCACCCGAACATGAGGTGTCAAAACATGTTTGGGGGGTAAACATTcgtctgtggacacacacacacaaacagacacacacacagagacacacacacacgcgttcGGTTACCTACCTTTGTACGGATGCACCATGCCCTCCAGCATGTTGACCGAGTCGTcgggctgcagctgcagggacaCGTCCCCCACAGCCTCCACCATGTCGGAGAAGAAGTCGGCGACCTCCCTGCAGTTCTCCAGCAGCACGTAGCGGTCCTGCCTGTTGGTGAAGTACGAGTCGCTCAGGTTGGCCCTGGGAGACGAGGGAGGGGGACGGAGGTTAGGAAACCAGGGAGCGTAAAAGGGATAAGGGGACAGTTTCGTTTGAGAAGTTACTTTCTAAAACCAGGTTTATCTGAGGTCCGGTGCAACTCTGAACATCAgctgggagagaaaaaaaatctataaatgtCGCCTGGATGCAAAAGGACAGAATAAGGTTCCAGGTGAGGATATTTTTCCCTTCACTCCTGCAAACATGGACCCATTTGCAAGTTTCCCCTTGGATCTCTGTCGACAAACAGCTGCCCAATGTGAAGATGTTGTGTTATCACCTCAGTAGAGGAGCCAGGTTACAGATCGTGGAACTACAACCGGAAATGTCTTCCTGGAGACAATGTCTGAAAGTGTCCCGCTGTTTAAGCTAACATCACATCGCCCCGCTCTGCCCTTGCAGGTGGTTTCTCAGATCAacgaaacataaacacacaacaatgataaactttcttttttcaaacttcCAGCTCGTACAAGAGGGCTGCACTAGGATTTGCCTCCAGGCTAGTGAGTGTCTCCCAAGTCCATTCATTTGGACTGAAGTGTCTGAAGGCTCAATTGTTCCTGCCACAGAGAACATAATCTCCTGACAGGCGAAAATTAATCCATGGCATGTTTGGACAACAGAAACAGGTTGTGAACCCAATAATCTGTCGAGACACCAAGAGAACCTTTCTCTGGGACTGCTGGACAAGTTACACCCTCAAGTGGAATTCAAGTCAAGCTTTAAGGGTGATATTTGATATGGTGTCTATTGTCTGATACATGTGTTACATTGATTAGGTGAACTGGTCATTGGGAACAGCGTGTGCCATTTTGTGTCCTGAGGTGAAATGGAGTGGAAACCGCGACTCAACAGAAAACGGGCTCGGGAGCACACCCACTGTTCTAGATTTTCTCGGTATGTTGAAATGTGAGCGGAGGACACTTCCCAGAAACGACGGCGGGTAACACCTGTGCTTTGATTGTGTAAACGCTCAATGGAGCGGCGCAAGATTAACTCAGCACTGTTGAACTCTCCTCGTCCGGGAAGCCGACCCACCCGCTGATGATGACGCTGTCGTCGAACAGGTAGACTTTGATGTGCTGGACGCCGATGGTCTCGTTGAAGCGCTGGGGCACGAGCATCCGCAGCAGCCCCCTCAGGTCGGGCGTGTGGTACAGGGAGACGCGCATCTGGGAGGTGAAGCgctgcagcagcggcagcagcatgGTCCTGGAGTTGATCGGCCCTGCACGTGAGAGAAGAGACACCATCAGGACGGGGAGCGCGCTGAACGCTGCGTGCTGAGAACGACCCTCGACGGGGACGGACCTCGTGAGCCGCGGGTGTAGTCCAGCAGTATGGACACCTTCAGGTCAGGGGAGTGACTTTGGTCCTGTGAGCGCTGGAGAGCTTCCTCCATACAGTCCACCTGATTGAGAACAGGAACAGGCATCAAAACATGATTCCAAACGTGCTGCATGGATTTACTCCCGTGATGCACAGTTTAAAGAAAGGTCAAAATCCTACTTTGCTGGTAAACCAAAGACATTTAAGAGCTCCATCACATCACTTATCTGaatcctgcagcttcctctgcagccacaaAGGTCTTTATActttcatatacacacactttgagTTCCCCTCAGTTAACACAAACCAGGTTTataaccaaaacaatgaactgaCGAGTTGAGAAAATCGTAAGAAGAAAGGTTTTAAGCCGAATAAATCATCTAAGTAATGTATCGCATATACCACATGTCTTAAtctaaatcttaatcttaatgtgcATTTGACAACATTTCACAAGTCGCACAACAAAACGCAAACATGATCTTTGGGGATCTGTGCACCACCAGCGCACAGAGGCTTTCAAGTTTCCTCTGAGGCAAATGGGACAATGAGTGTGGAGCTCACAGGAAAAACCACATCGAGGCATGACGCAAATGTTTGTGAAACTCAAGCTCAACCCAATTCAGAGCATAACAAgtgaggcggtggtctagtggcagaaacttggactatgggcagagaaggtctctggttcgtctctggttcaactccacggagaaacaacaaaaagacgaacctggattgatctgtccaaaaatccaagagtctccctaccctgtctagtgcccctgagcaaggcaccttactcccccgacatctgctccccgagcgccgtgcatggtcgctcactgctctgtgtgtcctgcacacagatgggttaaaagcagaggttgaatttgcctgccattgcatgggtgtgttgtgcatgtctgtgcatgtgtttggtataaataaacatatcttaatacCCTCTTTACATCCAACATGAAGGATGGTGAAATGTGTCCGACTTACACCAGACACCCAAATATCAtcgtttttaaaacaaagagtAGTTTCAACAAGGAGGacaacagtgtttgtttgtttttgggtGGAGTTGAATatgattaatacaaattaaaagctGCACCAGCTACATAAGAAACCCCTTTGACCTTGACCCCCCCACCCAGAGCCAGACCCAAAAGAAATCTGCCAGGGCCACACATCAGTTGCTTCTGCCAGAGACTGAACATGACAGcctccaaaaagtgaagccaaattgtcCTAAtggccccctagtggctggctccAGTAAGGACTATAAACCCTGCCTCATCCaagttagcagatgggacatggactgaATTTAAGTGTCACATTCCACATTGAAGACTTTTCCGGTTATTTTAATTTACtcctatcacactgatgttagtTCAAGTTTTCTAGTTCCTGATAAACTTGATTTTAATTAGTAATTTGATGCTATAACAACCAGGGTTGGTCGAGCGTGTGTATCACGATACCACGATCAagactgtgcagactctggatCCGAATGAGGTCAGGagcacaagatggcggcgcctGTGTCccagacattttggcttcaatttttgtacagaaggaggaagaggagacacatCGTCAATGTTCACGTCTTGTCTACGAGTTTGAAGTTCTCATCTTTCCTTCCTTTTGTAACCACATTAGTCTCATATTTAGGCACATCACCGCCACCTTTTGGACCGACGGAATCCCGTGAAACTATTGTCCGGAGTGTGCGTCACACGCTCGTGCACGTACATAGCGTCCCTAGCGTGCTCCTGAAAAACACTAGATTTCATTTTCACGTTATTCTCATCGCCCACACCTGCACTAAAGCAAATACACTGGACAGGTGTGACTGTCAGTATCAGGAAGTTCTCCTTGGTGCTGCGCCCGGGACTCGGGCTTCACGGTGAAATATTACCTGCAATATGCATTCTTCGCTCCAAACCGCACACCACGCTCACGTTCTTCTACTGAACCGAGCCGGGGCTATTGTGTCCGATTACGAGCGAAACCCCCGGGCCGGAAAATACCGAGTCATCCGGACTGGCTGCACCTTTCTAACTCACATTTCTAGTGATCCGTCATCTCAGGGGTTGGCAGCTGCCACAGCAGATCCAAACGCTTTTAGGTGTAATTAAGCATGTTTGACTTGTCTCTGCCTTTTTCTGTAATTCACCCccactgccgctgctgctgctgccgctcggCCGCccagggaaaaaaagacaagacgTGAAAAACAGCTGAATATGAGCATCGGTCCAGACAGCGGTTGGCTCTGGGTTAACGTTGTTATGCTAGGCTTTCCAAGCATGAAGAACAGCAGGCTATCGTATGCCAACACTGGTCTCCTTATTCCCATAAACCCTTGCATTTTGAGGTCTTTCCTTGTAACTGGCCCGGAGTACATTTCATTCTGAACAAACCACACTGCGGTTTTCTTGGAACACGACTCTGACTCACATTGTCTGGCAGCTCTGACCAGCTATTTGGCACGTGCCTGCGCTTCAGCAGCTTTGTTCCCACCTGCCCCGAAATAACTGAAGCAGGTCAATTTCTGCAGGAACACAAAACGTGGGTTTTTTTACtcaccagctcctgctccagctgacCTGTTCCCAGATACAAGGAGGCCATCACCACTCGCCTCTTTGCGGTCTTGATTCGTGCCTGTGGCCAGAGGGACGaaggaaacacaacagagaatCATGACAGAGAATGAAAGGACGGTACGAGGAAATGCGGGCGTCAGGAATCTGGCCACAAAGGTCTGATACCACGGAAAGGCGGACACATGATGGGCTCATTTTCTGGGactgaaaatgttatttaactttttatataatttggAGTAATGTGACCTTTAGTACTGAGTTACCACCTCAACTTGTAAATGGAGTAACCGCATTACTTCCTTTTCATTTTGCTTCAGGCACAATACATGTTTTGGCCTACTGCACTGGCAAGTGTCATCCAGATTTACTACCATCAACCAGCCTGGTGACATTTAGTAACGAaaagggaagtgtgtgtgtgtgtttgcacatcaAGTATTCCATAActaaagcaacacaatgcaaCACTTGGCATTGTCTTCATTATTACGGGGAAAGTTTGATGACACAAATGTGGTGTCTTTGTGAAgcacacccattcacacaccctTGTAACTAACATAAATTGGTGTTAAACTGTGTGTAGTATATTCTGTAGGCTTATGGATATGGCCAAAACAAAGCAGTACCGCAGGAAATCATGGCGGGTGAGACGACCATCAGACAGGAGCACGGCATTTCAACGAGGGCTTGAGGAGACACTTTGAGGTTTGGTAAGAAACTACAGGTGTCTATTATCACAAACCTCCACCGccatggttgttgttgttgtaataaACTCTTGACTCTTCGTTGCCCAATAATGGAAATGAACGTATCtcataagaaaataaatgggGGAGGAAAATTTTCATTTCAGTACAAAAGGCAAAAAACGTTGAGAATTAGGTCAAACTAAATCAGGAgaagaaatgtgatttttttctattttgaatATGGCGAAGAATGCCGAGGATAGATGTGAAAAGAGGTGGCCGGTTTCTTTAATAGATTTAATAATATTTAGCGGTGACAAAGAATGTCAAGTCACCTCAGAGCGGCACAATGACCATAAACAGCTGCAGTGACAGGAACTCAACTCAGGTGAGAGAAATCTAATTTAGTCTGCTGGGAGATTATGACTTCCTGAAGCATTTGATTTTTTATCTGTCATAGTAATTGCTGATATAAAACGGATCACAATCAAGTCTGACTCATTTCAACCTTTGATGTGACGAACTCTGGCtccgtctttatttattttgatttttaaaatcATTAATTTAACCCCAGAAGCGAACCCTGTTGTTATGACAGTGACACTGACCTTCATGGTCTGGTAGAACTGGTCGGGTGACCTGAGGATGTGGATGCGGGTTCCCGGCACCCGGAAGGCGGGGACGTGCTCTGCCATCCATTTGAAGTGGGCGCAGAGGCCGTCTGCGCTGCCCTGAGCTCCGGCTGACCCTGTGGGCCTTGCGAGGCGATACGGGGCCGGGTCGGCTTCGGCCAGCAGGGGAGCGAGCAGCAGCacggaggagctggaggaaacaTGGACATAAAGAGAtagagttgtttgtttgtccgtTTGTTTGTAAGGACGATAAGAGGTTAATTTAAAACTCAGTGGAAGGATGCGTCCAGAGAGAACCCGTTAAGGAATTGGGCATATTCTgatcaggggacagatccagCTAGGATTTTCACTCCTTCAACATTGCAAGATTGgatatttttcaacatttcccttgATATCTTTGGGAATAGttcatgtttaggggactgatattaatgagtgcGTGCAGTTGgggcagataaaaaaaaaagagggttgCTGGGAATCAACATTAGGGCTCAAGGATGGTAATGTTTGTCTGTCCTCCACTTTGGACAGAAGAGAATTACAAGAACAACAATCCCACCGACTCTGCTCCCCTGACATTTGAGTTAGTGCCATTGTGAAGCTGACATTAGTAGAAGCAGCGATTGGATGGATCACTGTGAAATTTGGTGGAATTTGTATTGTTCATCCTCACTTCTGTCCTCACCCTTTAAAATACTGCTTCTTCAGTCAGTTTTCCTTCTAGTAAATGGGTttgatcaaacatttaaaaaaaaaagcttgtttttctatttctgacTTTATTTCTTGTCTTTGAAAGTCTTCATGGAAACCCAGGTGACAGCGTGGAAGACAACCAACCACTATGGACGTGtctcctgtcttcctcctcgtcGGGGAAGACTGGGTGAGACAAAGCGTGTCCGCAGTATCACAACACCACACAATGGTTCTCACAGGTATTATTTGTCCTGCAGGTCCCAGCTTCCTTGGGTGTCACCAGCAACAGGAACACACCAGCACGATATAGGTAGCTCAACTGGTCCATCGAGCTAAAGCCAACTTGTTGGAATAGGATAAATTCTCCCTTCACAGAGGTTATAATGTCTGGTTTCACTTGAAACTGTTTCAGAGACACATTGGTCCAACAGTATGATTTATATTGTCTTATGCTGAATAGGTGTATTTGGTTGTTTAACCTACCAGGATGAATATGAATCAATGggctaaataaaatataataaagacaCCTACAGCAAAACACTTCCGACAACTTGGACACATTTTGAGAATTCACACAATTAActcaagaagaagaaacaatgGATAAACCAATcatgaaataaacaataagGGAAATCGCTCCTACAGCTGCTGCCTAAGAAACACCTCAGTCATTACAGCATTATTCTTAGCTTGCTCTTCTTACAGTAATGACAGGTCAATGCAAGTTTAATAAAGCGATTGTAAGTACAGAGAAATTAAAGGCAGCTTTATACATCTAGGATCAACACAGAGCCTACACATGTAGCCTGCAATTGCGAGCATTCATATGTGTTGTTATGTGTTGTTCTGCAATAACATCAACAAACACTAGCTGGAGGGAGGTGGGCTTTTTTCATCCCCCTGTGAACTGAGCGGGACTTGTTGGAAGATAGTACAGGTTGAGTAAAAGAGAGAAGACGTCAGAGCCGATGACGTGTGCGATGATATGAAATGTCTGAGGGTGGAAGGAGCTCTTGTTTTATGCGTTTGTCGGGTAAAAATAAATCACGTACAAGACATCAGAGTAGTTTCTTTGTGCGCAGTGGAAGGTACGAGACTACGCCCTGCCTACGCAGTCAATTCTACGTTGACCTCATTGCGTGTAACCGTAAGAGGCACAGATTGAAGACCGCACTGTGTGTCTGGTTTGTCTTTTGTCAGTGTCCTACATTTCACCCCGACACCACAGTCATCGCTCTCCTTTTTGTCTCCGACATAAAATCACATAATTGGGACCGACAATGCAGCCACATTAAATAAAGACAAGGGGCGGAGCAGTGTCAACCTCAGAGATCCCAGGCTGATTGTCAGGAGTCACTCCGCTCGCCCGCCCCTTTCTACTCATAATGACcaaacttcacaaacacacaaacacacaaccggGTTTCTGTTTGGGTTCGGATTTGAACCACAAAAGGCCACTTACAACGAGCTGGAGGAAACAAAAGTcgcatgaaaacagaaaaaaacacagagcagggcTTCGCTCCAAAGCCACCGTGCTGAGCTCGACgttctgcagcaaacacacgAGAGGGGATTTCCCTGTCACTTGTGAGTCAAATCATAAACACATACTTTAGTTATTGAGCCATGGAACAATGGCAGCATCAAAGAGAACATCCTCGCGTTCATAGAGCTTAGGCTAAGATCTATCTGTAAATGACAAACGAATATATACGCTCATAGGAGGTGAGATAAGTTCTGTAATATACCAAGCTTATTTAATGCACTGGTCCTTAACCGAACTCCACGCCTGACAATTCTCTGGAAGTGGTTAAAGATATAGGGGTGTGACAGCAGATAAGGAGCAGCCTTTGACACAGCTAGAGCAGTGTGGGTTCTTAACCTTCcagtttggaatgggctgtttgcctGGCCTGTGGTAATGTTGTTGATTCCTGTTTCTGAAAATTGTTCAATTGACCTTTGTGCTGTAGCTGTTCATTCAAAGTTCAGGGATGTCAGTACACAGACACCCGACCTGGAGAATTCgttattaactttattttatttgtttacagttGTCGTTAACCGACAGTTCtacaattatttgttttattgtttgtgtgcggGGCCTTTTATTAACGGTCTATGGGGCAGAGCAGTCAAAAACGGCTAAGGTCCACAAAACAAACGTGCTATTACTTTGAAGATAAActgccaaacaggaagttatTCTATGAACATTGTTGACATAATGAAGATGAGCTCCCGCCACACCCGTGAATGTCTTTGTCATTTTGAAGtggtgaaattaaaataatcaaaaaaacattttgatatgTTCAACTCAGACTACAGACTGAAAGCACGCTTCCCGGCTGCGCCCACTGAGCTAATCACATGACCAAATCCCATAAAACGTGAAACTGCACTTCTCTTCTAATTACAGGGATGAGATGAGCAACGTAAAATCACCTCAGGCTACACAGAAATAACCGAAATGCTTCtctcagacagaaacaaagtaGATCTGTTAATCCTGAAGTATCAGAAATGTCAGCAACACACTGCATTACGGTCTCCGTTGATGCCACTTGAATAAAACCTTTAATTTCAGCAGTGTTGCACATC
Protein-coding regions in this window:
- the LOC133975982 gene encoding CDP-diacylglycerol--glycerol-3-phosphate 3-phosphatidyltransferase, mitochondrial encodes the protein MAAPMSWRRLVHSVYSPAIAGVFTRISDRLFRARDSRGGSSVLLLAPLLAEADPAPYRLARPTGSAGAQGSADGLCAHFKWMAEHVPAFRVPGTRIHILRSPDQFYQTMKARIKTAKRRVVMASLYLGTGQLEQELVDCMEEALQRSQDQSHSPDLKVSILLDYTRGSRGPINSRTMLLPLLQRFTSQMRVSLYHTPDLRGLLRMLVPQRFNETIGVQHIKVYLFDDSVIISGANLSDSYFTNRQDRYVLLENCREVADFFSDMVEAVGDVSLQLQPDDSVNMLEGMVHPYKGNRQDFSAAARGRIMDVMNTAHARQRLLNRGGDSEDEGTSDGDRDTWVFPLVQMRPLGIQVDEQVTQRLLTDAGPDSTVFLTSGYFNLTRAYMRLVLGAGTNYRILTASPEVNGFFGAKGVAGAIPAAYVHIARQFYSRVCQLGQQERVHLHEYHRAQWTFHAKGLWYYLQGQNRPCLTLIGSPNFGYRSVHRDLEAQIAIVTENEELQSQLQEEQETLYQRSSEVSSSTFERPDRHVKLWVKLVTPLIKNFF